The sequence below is a genomic window from Nitrosomonas sp..
GCAGATGGATATGACAAGGCTCTTACTGACATTCTTGATTCAAAAAAACCTAAATTCGCCCCTGTCATAGCATTAAAATTATGCGAATTAGAGTTAGATAAAATTCCACCCAAGATCATAGAATTATTTGAAAATATTAGGAAAGGAGCGTTTTAATGACTCATCTTTCCGATGCGCAATCGAATATTGTTAAAGCTCCAATTGGTCAAGCAATGCAGGTACTAGCCTCAGCAGGGTCTGGTAAAACTCGAGTCTTAACCGAACGGGTGCGGCATGTATTGGAGAATACCCGTAAAGACGGCGTTATTGCTCTTACTTTTACAAACAAAGCTGCTGAAGAAATGCAGAATCGTTTGGAAGACCTTGATGAGATTGAAGATCGTTGCTGGATAGCTACCATCCACGCGGTTGCCCAAAGAATTGTCGATCAATATGGGCATACTATTGGGTTGCCGTCAGAATTGCATATTTATGAGCGGGATCAAGACAGGAAAGCTGTTTTTCTCCAGTCGTTACGCGATCAAGAAATTGATATTGATACCTTCTTGAACGTTAGCGACGAGCGAACAAGAAGAGATCGTGAGAGAATCATTCAAAACTATCTCGATCAGTTTTCGATAGCGAAGCGTGAACTATTGACAGAAGCTGAAATCCGCGAGAAATACGAAAGTGACGAATCATTCTGGCGTATTTTCCAAGAATATCAATCTGCCCTCATTCAAAGCGGCGGTTTAGATTTTGATGACATATTAGTTTATGCGCACCGAATTCTTCTTGAACAGTCTTGGTGTGGGCAAATTTATCGCTCTAAATACAAGCATATATGTGTGGATGAGGCTCAAGACCTTAATAAAGCTCAATACGAATTTATCAAGGCGCTTTGTAGCGACCAAATCAAAAGTGTAATGATGGTGGGTGATCCCGACCAGATGATTTATGGGTTCAATGGATCATCTCATGAATATCTATGCGAAAGGTTTGTCGAGGATTTTTCTCCAGCAAAATATGTTCTAAAAGAAAATTATCGTAGCTCAAAAGCAGTAATCTCTCTCGCAAATAAGTTGAAACCAGACTCTCAGGTTGCATCAGATTTCGTTCTGGATGGAAGAAAGGAAATCCTTGTATTCCAGAACGAGGAGACGGAATCCCAATGGATATGCGACAAAATCGAAGAGCTTATGCAGCAAAAATACGATGATGAAATCGAGGGTGAGATTTCCTTAGGGAATATGGTTGTTATCGCTCGCAATCGTTTTGTATTCCAGTCACTTGAAAAGCATCTTCATGAAAAGCAAATTCCCTTTTTCCTAAAAAAGGGAGAACGTCAAACTGAGCCATCATCAATTTTTGGTAAGGTGCTTGATTTGGCAATTCGTATTCGACTTAACCCTAAGGACTGGGTCGATGGTAAAAAGCTTTGTGCAGTTTTGAAAATACAGACTCCCACATCATGGGGAAGCGCTGAAATCTTGAGAGAATTTGCTAAAGCGGCTCGGTCATCAGATATTCCATTCTCAGAAATTCAGGCAAAGCTTTTAGAAGCAATACAGGATATTGATCTGGATCAGCCCAACATCCCAAAATTTTATCAGACTTTTAAAAAGTTAATTGAAGAACTAATTGTTGAACCATCACTTAAGGAAGATGGGGAGCTCGAGCGTTCTCTCCAAGAACTGCAAGATTTCAGAAAGAGCTGGACTATATTCAAGCGCAAAGGACTGGGAGATTCTTTATCTGCGTTCCGTAACGCTATAGCATTAGGTCAGCTTGTCGATGACTATAATCCTGTCGGGCTTACTTTAAGTACTGTTCACACCATGAAGGGCTTGGAGAAGGATATTGTTTTTATTATGGGTATGTGTGAGGGTGTTTTTCCTGATTACCGGGCCACTACCCTTAAAGAAATAAATGAAGAGAGAAATAATGCTTTTGTTGCGGTTACAAGGGCAAAACGTTGGATTTATATTACCTATCCTCAGCTTAGAATAATGCCTTGGGGTAGCGCCAAACCACAACGACCTTCTCGTTTCCTTCAAGAGCTACAAACTTAGGAGCTTTATTTCAGATTCAAAATATTGTTTCTTTTTTTAGGTCTTGAAATTCGGCATACCGTGGCTTTTCTTATTATTAACAATGGCGGAACATTATATGATGTCCAAGCTACCCTAGCCCATGCTAATGCTCGAATGTCAGAACGGTACGAACTGAATCGCTTCTTTTTTACGGTTACCCCAGATAACCCAGGTTACATTTCCACTGCGCAACCGTACCGGCAAACGTGCTTGCGGATTTGGGAAGTAAATCTTGACAGCATGGTTTTCAATGCCACCGCACATTGGATTTATCCTGCTTTATCTTTTTTTACCGGCCACGTACACGACGGTTTTTTTGTATGGTCATGTTTGGTTTACTTGTTTTGCTTTTGAGATCATGCAGACTGTCATCTTCCGTAATCAAAGCTCTGGATTTTCTGTACAGTGCACTGATTTCATCGCTGATACCTGTTGCAATAACGATTGTTTCCCTGAGGGAACGGTAATCGCCGTTATTATTGATGTCGATACCGATAACATCACGTAAAACCCCAATTTCACAAGCTTTCAACAATACCGGATGATTGAAATGTTTGTCAGAGGTGATTATAAAAACCGAGCTCACACCGGAATTGCGTGTAAATTTCTGCAGTCTTGCCAATAACATTTTTGGTGATTTCTCCAGAATCGATACCGGCAACTCGCTGATCGACTGAACGGCACCGGTAGCATTGGTGCCAATCAGGCTGAAGTATTGATCCTTGTGTTTAAACGCCATGCCGATTCTTGCCAGATCATCCGGCGTAGCGATGTTTTCCAACAGGCAGTCGTGCTGCTTGTAAGCAGTATCCTGGTAACCACCGGCCTGGATGCCCATCCAGTTGAAGAAGCTGACTTCAAGTTTCCGGTTGATCACGCTGTACTGGTTGGTGTTGATAATGACATGACCTTTAAATCCCGGTACCAGGGATGCCAGTTGTGCGGTAAATTGTTCATCATGCCAGGATGCGGTGGCATTCCCAGAGGGGTGATTATGCAGCAGCCAGTAGCCATCGGCCTGTACTTTAAATCGAGTATTGTTCACCCAGTTGCCCAGATGATGTTCAGTGCCATTAATCTTGTCCAGATAAACCGATGAAGGTAATCGTGAGCTGATGGCGGTATGATGAATGACACGGTTTCGTCGCGTATAAAATATACGCAGAGTTTCAAAGCGTGGATCGCGAAGAATCTGCGCCATCACGGCAAGTTCATGAGCGGATTTGATTTGCCGGTTTAAGAGCGTGGTTCCGCCCTGTTCTTTAAAGTCTTTCGGGAAATTACAACCCAGTATGGCGCCACCTGCCCATCGAGCTTGAGATTCGAGCAGTTCGATGTAAGCGTTTCTACCGATTTCTTTTTGTGCTTCGCTGGTATCGGGACGAGTTTCAATGTTGTCATAGAGATCACCTGTATTGGGTCTGGATGAATTTACAGGAATGGCTTGTTGATTAGCACGCATGATTAATCCTCCTGTCAGTATTAAACCAATGCCCGTTTTTGTGATTTTGCTTTTGTTTCGGTCTGTTGCTGGCTTTGGGTTTTGACGTGTTGAGATTGGGGTTGGTGTTTTTGAATCGCATGCTTCTGAATTGTATTAAGCTGAATTGCTTTCTCGATTGCTGCACCTACCTGGCGCTTGACAGCTTGCATGCCCAATGCGCTTTTTTTAGCCAGATCGTTAAAATCGCTGAGTTTCTGCGATGTTTGTTCGTTGAGTGCAAAGACCGGAAACACCACAACACCGTTAACTGATTGTGCAGCTTCCTGGGCTTTTTCCCTGCCGGTATTTTTGCCGTTGAGGGCGGCCAGGTGTTGATCGTCATCACCGGCAATAACAATGGGTTTGCCTGGATACTTGTCATGTAACTGTTGTGCAACCGGTATGAGATTGCCTGAATCGAATGCCGCCACAACAGGACAATTCATGGCCTGCGATACGGTATCGGCAGTGGAATAACCTTCAGCGATGATGATGGCTTTGGCGTTATCCAGCGCTTTTAATACCGCAGATCCTTCGCTGTTACAACCCACTACATGGAAGTGGCCTTCCTTCTGACTGCCTGCTACAAACAGCTTGGTGCCGTTCGGTTGAATCGTCTGTGCACTCCAGATGTTTCCATTCACATCATAAATCGGCAGCAACAGATTACCCGCGACAAAGACAAGACTGTCGGGATGGTCATCACGCACCGTTTTGACATCCTGCCGATCCTGGCAGATTTTGATGATGGAATTTTGTGGTAGACCATCCGGTGTTTGCGGCACGACTTTTAATCCATTTGGCCTTGCGTTTTTATCCTGCAGGTAAGGATGATCAGCATTGGCAGGCAAAGCAATGGCCAGTAATTCTTTGACGGCTTGTGCAACCTTGATATGCTGCGCATGCTGCTCGGCTTTACGTTCCTGTTGTTTGATCGCAACCTGTGCAGCATAGGCTGCCTTTTGCGCTTCGGTTAATGAATACCCTTTTGCCTTCCAGCGTATCTCGGCTTTGGTGCGGTGATTATTAAAATATCCGGCAGGATGACCATCCATATGCACCACATAAAATCCGGATTTTTCACCGGGTCGATCACCGTCAACTTTTATACGGTGTGACAGCCCATCCATCACGGGATGATTACCGTCCACAATACACCCATTATCGCGAAGCACAGAAGCAAACTCAGCTTGCGCATCGATGGCAGGGTTTTGCTGCACTGGAACATTTTCCGGTATCCAGCGCTGTAATGCGCGGATATCTGCATTTTCACCCACATACCATGCTTTGGCTGCTTTATCCCAACGCGCACCGGCGGCTTTGGCCCGGTCTTTTTCACTGTACGGCACAGCCAGGTATTGGCGTAATTGATTTACACTTTCTTTAACAGCATGTTGGATTTGATTTTTTTGAATCGACTCATCCGTATTTTGTTGAACGGCATTGGTTGGATCGGTTTCCATAGACTGCCTCCTTCTGTTAAAGCCTGCATCATTTTGCATTGCCAGTGCTTCAGCATGTTTACGTTGCTCTTTGGCTGCGTCAATTTCTTCCTCGGTGCTGTTCGAATTGTTACGAATCCGCAATTCATCAATGCGGGCAAGTTTTACGCCCTTTTCATATTCGTTGCGCTCGGACATGGCATCGATCAGTGCGAGCTTTTCCACTGTATTGATGGCAAGTTGTTCCACATCGAAATCCGCCATCCAGGCCCAGGTCTGATCGTTATGCTGCGCATAAACACCCCAGAATTCAGGATCGATACCCAAATCTTTTGCAGGTATCACATGACTGGTGCCAACACCATCTTCATTCTTATTCTCTTTCAAAACGTTACCTTGAACCTGTACACGCCCGTTCCAGTCGGCGGGGATGGACAATCCCAGTTTGTCCTGTGACGTTTCCTCAAACTCGAGATTATCGATGCTTAAGTTTCTGCAGAATTTCAGTGCGTCGGCGACCAGATAAAGGGCGTTTTGCTCTTGTCTCGGCAGGTGCCTGATCAGTTTTTGTAACTGCCGATTGTTTTGCTGTGCTATTGTTGCAAGATCGGGTGCGAGATTGGCGGTATACGTTGCGATGTTTTGTCTGATTTCATCCATTTTGATGGCCTCCTGACTTTGTAATTCCTGCTGCCGTGCAAATGCCAGCACATAGTCCTGGATTTTTTCTGCATCGGCTGCAGCGCGGAATATTTCTGTGGGATCTTCTTCCAAAGCTTTAATCCATGATGCGACATACGCGGCATGCTGACCGGGATCGTGTCCGATACCCAGTTCATGGCCGAGCAGCATGCTGGCAATCTCGGCACGCAGCTCTTCGCGTGCATAGCCTTCACTGCCGAAGGGGTGCGCTAGATCGCGGTTCAAACGTAATTCATGGCCCGTCCAGTGGCCGAGTTCATGCAAGGCGGTAGCGTAATAGCGATCCGGTGTTTCAAACTGGTGTTTGTGCGGCAGGTGTATCCGGTCGGTTACTGACCGGTAAAAGGCCCGGTCATATTCGCCGTGTTCAATTGCTGCGCTGGATGCCTGCAATATCAGTTCTGCACGCTCAATTGGATCCCAACTCGGTGGTTCGATGACCAACTCCGGCAGATT
It includes:
- a CDS encoding ATP-dependent helicase, with the translated sequence MTHLSDAQSNIVKAPIGQAMQVLASAGSGKTRVLTERVRHVLENTRKDGVIALTFTNKAAEEMQNRLEDLDEIEDRCWIATIHAVAQRIVDQYGHTIGLPSELHIYERDQDRKAVFLQSLRDQEIDIDTFLNVSDERTRRDRERIIQNYLDQFSIAKRELLTEAEIREKYESDESFWRIFQEYQSALIQSGGLDFDDILVYAHRILLEQSWCGQIYRSKYKHICVDEAQDLNKAQYEFIKALCSDQIKSVMMVGDPDQMIYGFNGSSHEYLCERFVEDFSPAKYVLKENYRSSKAVISLANKLKPDSQVASDFVLDGRKEILVFQNEETESQWICDKIEELMQQKYDDEIEGEISLGNMVVIARNRFVFQSLEKHLHEKQIPFFLKKGERQTEPSSIFGKVLDLAIRIRLNPKDWVDGKKLCAVLKIQTPTSWGSAEILREFAKAARSSDIPFSEIQAKLLEAIQDIDLDQPNIPKFYQTFKKLIEELIVEPSLKEDGELERSLQELQDFRKSWTIFKRKGLGDSLSAFRNAIALGQLVDDYNPVGLTLSTVHTMKGLEKDIVFIMGMCEGVFPDYRATTLKEINEERNNAFVAVTRAKRWIYITYPQLRIMPWGSAKPQRPSRFLQELQT
- a CDS encoding DNA repair protein RadC, which codes for MRANQQAIPVNSSRPNTGDLYDNIETRPDTSEAQKEIGRNAYIELLESQARWAGGAILGCNFPKDFKEQGGTTLLNRQIKSAHELAVMAQILRDPRFETLRIFYTRRNRVIHHTAISSRLPSSVYLDKINGTEHHLGNWVNNTRFKVQADGYWLLHNHPSGNATASWHDEQFTAQLASLVPGFKGHVIINTNQYSVINRKLEVSFFNWMGIQAGGYQDTAYKQHDCLLENIATPDDLARIGMAFKHKDQYFSLIGTNATGAVQSISELPVSILEKSPKMLLARLQKFTRNSGVSSVFIITSDKHFNHPVLLKACEIGVLRDVIGIDINNNGDYRSLRETIVIATGISDEISALYRKSRALITEDDSLHDLKSKTSKPNMTIQKNRRVRGR
- a CDS encoding zincin-like metallopeptidase domain-containing protein; this translates as MDKSRKAYHEQVAESLIARLKQGAAPWQKPWQPGDPLLSFPHNPTTQKRYRGINALYLMSQAYADPRWLTYKQAASLGAQVRKGEKSTWIQYWKFTDERIKKDDNGKTILNSESKPVKETVKLERPRVFYASVFNAEQIDNLPELVIEPPSWDPIERAELILQASSAAIEHGEYDRAFYRSVTDRIHLPHKHQFETPDRYYATALHELGHWTGHELRLNRDLAHPFGSEGYAREELRAEIASMLLGHELGIGHDPGQHAAYVASWIKALEEDPTEIFRAAADAEKIQDYVLAFARQQELQSQEAIKMDEIRQNIATYTANLAPDLATIAQQNNRQLQKLIRHLPRQEQNALYLVADALKFCRNLSIDNLEFEETSQDKLGLSIPADWNGRVQVQGNVLKENKNEDGVGTSHVIPAKDLGIDPEFWGVYAQHNDQTWAWMADFDVEQLAINTVEKLALIDAMSERNEYEKGVKLARIDELRIRNNSNSTEEEIDAAKEQRKHAEALAMQNDAGFNRRRQSMETDPTNAVQQNTDESIQKNQIQHAVKESVNQLRQYLAVPYSEKDRAKAAGARWDKAAKAWYVGENADIRALQRWIPENVPVQQNPAIDAQAEFASVLRDNGCIVDGNHPVMDGLSHRIKVDGDRPGEKSGFYVVHMDGHPAGYFNNHRTKAEIRWKAKGYSLTEAQKAAYAAQVAIKQQERKAEQHAQHIKVAQAVKELLAIALPANADHPYLQDKNARPNGLKVVPQTPDGLPQNSIIKICQDRQDVKTVRDDHPDSLVFVAGNLLLPIYDVNGNIWSAQTIQPNGTKLFVAGSQKEGHFHVVGCNSEGSAVLKALDNAKAIIIAEGYSTADTVSQAMNCPVVAAFDSGNLIPVAQQLHDKYPGKPIVIAGDDDQHLAALNGKNTGREKAQEAAQSVNGVVVFPVFALNEQTSQKLSDFNDLAKKSALGMQAVKRQVGAAIEKAIQLNTIQKHAIQKHQPQSQHVKTQSQQQTETKAKSQKRALV